In the Rubripirellula tenax genome, one interval contains:
- a CDS encoding glycosyltransferase family 4 protein, with protein MSSKPTIAFLNRCYWPDSEATGQLLTDLCIDLSDQFDVHVICGAPNSPTTDDFVRQGIEVRDGVTIHRLPHTRFAKRVPAGRILNLISFSRAASKYLKTSSFRPQAIVCETDPFLLPIVAATYTTRSRTKLVCYLQDIYPDVAEAIGKVRSGWLTSKIRSRLRVAYEHADRVVVLGDCMKQRLANSPWSIDAEKMRVLPNWSDCQSIEPVDASQSQFRVHHDLVGQFVVMHSGNMGLTQRLDVLIDATRQPDWPAEAVLMLIGDGAAREQLESQAASIGNHRVRFLPYQPRHLLGESLSAADLHVVSMHPEITGCLCPSKLYGILAAGRPVLAIADAATDLCETVSRNGLGWTCPPKAADSIAKAVSQAAKNPAELAAAGRRARQIALDRFDRPVVTRQFGELLSEVLAIESTP; from the coding sequence GTGTCTTCAAAACCGACGATCGCATTCCTGAACCGATGTTACTGGCCTGATTCCGAAGCGACGGGGCAATTGCTGACGGATCTCTGCATTGATTTGTCTGACCAGTTCGACGTGCACGTCATCTGCGGAGCACCCAATTCGCCAACGACAGATGACTTTGTTCGCCAGGGGATCGAGGTCCGCGACGGAGTCACCATCCATCGTTTGCCGCACACCCGATTCGCCAAACGCGTCCCGGCGGGCCGCATTCTGAACTTGATTTCGTTCTCGCGTGCGGCGTCGAAGTACTTAAAAACGTCGAGTTTTCGGCCACAGGCGATCGTTTGTGAAACAGATCCTTTCCTGTTGCCGATCGTGGCGGCGACGTACACAACGAGAAGTCGGACGAAGCTGGTTTGCTATCTCCAAGACATTTACCCGGATGTGGCCGAGGCGATTGGGAAAGTCCGATCGGGTTGGCTGACCAGTAAAATTCGCAGTCGGCTGCGGGTCGCCTATGAGCACGCCGATCGGGTGGTGGTGCTTGGCGACTGCATGAAGCAAAGGCTTGCGAATTCGCCGTGGTCGATCGACGCCGAAAAAATGCGAGTCCTGCCGAATTGGTCTGATTGCCAGTCCATTGAACCGGTCGACGCGTCGCAGAGCCAATTTCGTGTTCATCACGATTTGGTTGGCCAATTCGTCGTCATGCACAGCGGCAATATGGGGCTGACCCAGCGGTTGGATGTTTTGATCGACGCGACTCGACAACCTGATTGGCCAGCCGAAGCCGTATTGATGCTGATCGGTGACGGTGCCGCTCGCGAACAACTGGAATCACAAGCCGCTTCCATTGGAAATCATCGCGTCCGTTTTCTTCCCTACCAACCTCGTCATTTGTTGGGCGAAAGTCTGTCAGCGGCCGACTTGCACGTGGTATCAATGCACCCCGAGATCACGGGATGTTTGTGCCCCAGCAAGCTTTACGGCATTTTGGCGGCGGGGCGGCCGGTGTTGGCGATCGCTGACGCAGCAACGGATCTGTGCGAAACGGTCAGCCGAAACGGACTCGGGTGGACCTGCCCTCCCAAAGCTGCGGATTCGATCGCCAAGGCGGTTTCACAGGCTGCCAAGAACCCCGCTGAATTGGCCGCCGCCGGACGCCGGGCCCGTCAAATCGCGTTGGACCGATTCGATCGCCCCGTCGTTACGCGACAATTCGGAGAACTGCTAAGCGAAGTGCTCGCGATCGAGTCGACACCATGA
- a CDS encoding GDP-mannose 4,6-dehydratase, producing MKSAMITGITGQDGSYLAELLLAKGYTVHGFVRRNSSTTRLRLDPLFRDKKVYNERLFLHYADLDDATTIRRVLNRTQPDEMYHLAGQSHVGASFDIPESTCQFTAMGTLKLLEIIRDLVKKPKFLHISSSEIFGCPDESPQNEWTPMRPVSPYGVAKAFATQMTRLYRESFGLFAVNVICYNHESPRRGESFVTRKITRTAAEISLGIEDKLRMGSLDGRRDWGYAPDFVDAMWRTLQQETADDYVLATGVTHSVKDFLEAAFQSVGLDWRDHYQSDPRYMRPAEVTNLVGDATNAQRKLGWTATTKLEGIVKSMVKKDLELVTESIAKQK from the coding sequence ATGAAATCAGCAATGATCACCGGTATCACTGGTCAAGACGGTTCGTATTTGGCAGAGCTGTTGCTTGCAAAAGGCTACACCGTTCACGGCTTCGTACGCCGCAATAGCTCGACGACGCGACTGCGTTTGGACCCGTTGTTTCGCGACAAAAAAGTCTATAACGAACGATTGTTTTTGCACTATGCGGACTTAGACGATGCAACGACGATCCGCCGCGTGCTCAATAGAACCCAGCCGGACGAAATGTATCATTTGGCCGGTCAAAGTCACGTCGGCGCCAGCTTTGATATCCCCGAATCGACGTGTCAGTTCACAGCAATGGGCACGTTGAAGCTGCTGGAAATCATTCGCGACTTGGTCAAAAAACCAAAGTTTTTGCACATCAGCAGCAGCGAGATCTTTGGTTGCCCGGACGAAAGTCCGCAAAACGAATGGACACCGATGCGGCCGGTTTCACCCTATGGTGTTGCCAAGGCGTTTGCCACTCAAATGACTCGGTTGTACCGCGAATCGTTCGGCTTATTTGCTGTGAATGTGATTTGTTACAACCACGAATCGCCTCGTCGGGGCGAGTCATTTGTAACCCGAAAGATCACCCGAACTGCCGCGGAAATTTCGCTTGGCATCGAGGATAAACTAAGAATGGGTTCGCTCGACGGGCGCCGCGACTGGGGTTACGCCCCCGACTTCGTCGACGCGATGTGGCGGACGCTCCAGCAGGAAACGGCGGACGATTACGTATTGGCGACGGGGGTCACACACAGTGTCAAAGATTTCCTCGAAGCTGCGTTCCAATCCGTGGGGCTTGATTGGCGTGACCACTACCAATCAGACCCACGTTACATGCGACCAGCCGAGGTCACGAATCTGGTGGGAGACGCGACAAACGCACAGCGAAAACTCGGGTGGACGGCTACAACAAAGCTAGAGGGCATCGTTAAATCAATGGTGAAAAAGGATTTAGAGTTGGTCACAGAGTCGATCGCGAAGCAAAAGTGA
- a CDS encoding O-antigen ligase family protein, translating to MNSLRLFAAFTTAIAAFLLALVPLAVALDFGGVLWWTQYVAGLAVVSAFVLAVPSVASWWTYNRPRHALVMIPLVVWLAYSWFQTVDLWPSLVGMLSPGSQTAYTDWLEPVLPANTLPTAFSISIAPDDTSHAVAFLAIIVVLAWTSLRVFNSRARLIGLLSAVAITGAVISVLGIVSLTLPDLKWVRFFDEATTSHFATFVNRNNAALTLNLGLAASFGLLGWRLSALTGQEIDGDEFEFGELFALASDRDSIIGLGCAVLCVAGLLVCGSRGGLGAAVLATTISFGWMRRRKGVATVPVALAVFAIAVAILVVPLQLNLESIKRFELFSSQAKTLTTDGRFSHWPEGVDAGIAHLPAGSGLSTYAYAYLPHQNEIPKNWCIHADNLWLELFVEQGIVGIGLALFIFAALIWCLSTISETHDALDHGVRIMGWYCLSAVAFSQCFDFGLIIPANLMIFVMLMAAMVSRSAEAEVLIPDSTARPSLLSRIINGNATAMTAAVASPVMVLAALLAAFASLPRLHDDAVLSTRIRTANMRMAAGQGDAERLKSLKESLDSTPGESLDAALIFSPATLPVSQLTMQAQLEHRLARFDEVRTKQPETANEAKELYLVTSPNYRRLVGRDASQYIDGLPPGLEQIEAKSIPDGYRKAIEAYQEALKRLPLDPEIRGKLVALDFAMTPADNPSDGSSISESLLKQLGMLHRAHPFQLRDIAVLAAQIRYNEIAADFWNQSLVHSPQWTAHAMNSILRYKQVNLLDALPADPKVMRTAVNEILMRQFEASYPLLDAMTKELKCEQCESIDDKSKCLRLTALALMKLNQFEKAAEYFEEAVSLAPSNATFRLDLIAALRKTGNRQAALQQARMGRQIDSSDVRFDNVIKQMAQFELESTKAAKP from the coding sequence ATGAATTCGCTACGCTTATTCGCGGCTTTCACCACCGCCATCGCCGCATTCCTGTTGGCTCTGGTGCCGTTGGCGGTCGCATTGGACTTCGGTGGCGTACTTTGGTGGACCCAATACGTCGCCGGGTTGGCGGTCGTTTCGGCTTTCGTACTGGCTGTACCATCGGTTGCGAGTTGGTGGACTTATAACCGCCCCCGTCACGCCCTGGTGATGATTCCGTTGGTGGTATGGCTCGCCTATTCGTGGTTTCAAACTGTCGATCTTTGGCCGTCACTTGTGGGAATGCTAAGCCCGGGGTCTCAGACCGCTTACACGGATTGGCTGGAACCGGTCTTACCCGCCAACACGTTGCCAACGGCGTTTTCAATATCGATCGCACCGGACGATACTTCACACGCTGTCGCCTTCTTAGCCATCATTGTGGTTTTGGCTTGGACGTCGCTACGCGTCTTCAACAGCCGCGCCAGATTGATCGGCCTGCTCAGCGCCGTCGCCATCACCGGCGCCGTGATCTCGGTACTTGGCATCGTGTCACTGACGCTTCCCGATTTGAAGTGGGTGAGGTTCTTTGACGAAGCCACCACTTCTCATTTCGCCACATTCGTCAATCGCAACAATGCGGCACTGACATTGAACTTGGGGCTGGCGGCAAGTTTTGGATTGTTGGGATGGCGTCTGTCCGCATTGACCGGACAAGAAATCGACGGTGACGAATTCGAGTTCGGCGAATTGTTCGCGCTGGCGAGTGACCGCGATTCCATCATTGGCCTTGGTTGTGCAGTGCTTTGCGTCGCCGGTCTGCTGGTGTGCGGATCTCGTGGCGGACTGGGGGCCGCGGTACTTGCGACCACGATCTCATTCGGTTGGATGCGTCGGCGCAAAGGCGTGGCGACGGTCCCAGTAGCATTGGCTGTCTTTGCGATCGCGGTGGCCATCTTGGTTGTTCCCCTGCAATTGAATCTGGAATCGATCAAACGCTTCGAACTTTTTTCCTCCCAAGCAAAAACACTGACCACGGACGGTCGATTTTCGCACTGGCCCGAAGGCGTGGACGCAGGAATTGCTCACCTACCAGCCGGTTCGGGCTTGTCGACCTATGCCTATGCGTATCTGCCTCATCAAAATGAAATCCCCAAAAATTGGTGCATTCATGCGGACAACTTGTGGTTGGAACTGTTCGTCGAACAAGGCATCGTAGGTATCGGACTTGCACTCTTCATCTTTGCCGCTTTGATTTGGTGCTTGTCAACCATTTCAGAAACGCATGATGCACTCGATCACGGCGTACGCATCATGGGATGGTACTGTTTATCGGCCGTCGCCTTCTCGCAGTGTTTTGATTTCGGATTGATCATTCCGGCGAATCTTATGATCTTCGTGATGTTAATGGCTGCGATGGTATCGCGGTCGGCGGAAGCAGAGGTGCTGATTCCCGACTCGACCGCGCGTCCTTCACTTCTGTCCAGGATCATCAACGGCAATGCAACGGCGATGACCGCAGCGGTGGCTTCGCCTGTGATGGTATTGGCCGCCCTACTGGCAGCGTTTGCATCGCTACCAAGACTGCATGATGACGCAGTGCTGTCGACTCGAATCCGCACAGCAAACATGCGAATGGCGGCCGGGCAAGGCGACGCGGAACGCCTGAAGTCATTAAAAGAATCACTCGATTCAACGCCTGGTGAATCATTGGATGCGGCTTTGATCTTTTCGCCAGCGACTTTACCAGTCAGCCAACTGACGATGCAGGCACAACTCGAACATCGATTAGCGCGCTTCGATGAAGTTCGAACGAAGCAACCCGAAACGGCGAACGAGGCCAAAGAATTGTACTTGGTCACATCGCCAAACTATCGCCGCCTGGTCGGTCGCGACGCTTCGCAATACATCGACGGTTTGCCACCGGGGCTCGAACAGATAGAAGCCAAGTCGATCCCCGACGGATATCGAAAGGCCATCGAAGCGTATCAAGAAGCGCTCAAACGGTTGCCGCTCGACCCAGAAATTCGAGGCAAGTTGGTTGCGTTGGATTTCGCCATGACGCCTGCGGACAATCCATCGGACGGTTCATCGATCTCCGAGTCACTCCTTAAGCAACTCGGAATGCTTCATCGTGCTCATCCGTTCCAACTAAGAGACATCGCGGTCTTGGCGGCGCAAATCCGCTACAACGAAATCGCTGCCGACTTCTGGAATCAATCACTGGTACACTCGCCCCAATGGACCGCCCATGCGATGAACTCGATCTTGCGATACAAGCAGGTCAACTTGTTGGATGCGTTGCCAGCCGACCCGAAAGTGATGCGGACGGCGGTCAACGAAATATTGATGCGCCAGTTCGAAGCATCGTACCCGCTTTTGGATGCGATGACAAAAGAACTGAAGTGCGAACAATGCGAAAGTATCGACGACAAATCGAAGTGCTTGCGATTGACCGCTCTCGCGCTAATGAAGCTAAACCAGTTCGAGAAAGCAGCCGAGTATTTTGAAGAAGCCGTTTCCCTTGCGCCCAGCAATGCAACGTTCCGTTTGGATCTAATTGCGGCTCTGCGAAAAACGGGGAACCGGCAGGCCGCTTTGCAACAGGCTCGGATGGGTCGTCAAATCGATAGCTCGGACGTGCGGTTCGACAACGTCATCAAACAAATGGCGCAGTTCGAACTTGAATCGACCAAAGCGGCGAAACCATAA
- a CDS encoding flippase, which translates to MNLIGRIENVAAIASLRQRFPILGQAFRNSGWIFACGILSNATAFVASVLVARHLGATEIGAIGFAASIIAIVRIFASLGLDEVALREISQDPGSSARIIHSCLLIRFASTILVLPAIAVTALVFTPDALQGRVFILLLLSIGLIGVPFSSASIFYASRLRASVPQIINASLAIIYMIAVALGVYLQWSVIYFVSVISIQQILSGWIVYQFYRSEMRPTENWKSVQRTTKSLIRDSWPQTLSGFGILVQAYSDQIMLGEMSGLDSVAQYSISLKMTGVLAFMPLAILTSFMPSLSKRFKADRELFWVGFHQANRLASVVCLALITIVYLVGAKLVLATFGIEYLGASALFFVMSLRICLTSIGVLRSSFLVNANILRYSLLTVIAGTVLNIVLNLLWIPNHHEFGAVYASLVSFSVTTIVIDLCFLKTRQGMLIALRGWLFPFLNYKNQFLRI; encoded by the coding sequence ATGAATCTGATTGGTCGCATTGAAAACGTCGCCGCTATCGCATCATTGCGTCAGCGATTTCCGATACTTGGCCAAGCGTTTCGAAACAGCGGATGGATATTCGCGTGCGGCATTCTTTCGAACGCGACCGCGTTCGTTGCAAGTGTGCTCGTCGCCCGGCATCTGGGTGCGACGGAAATTGGCGCAATTGGCTTCGCCGCATCGATCATCGCGATCGTTCGCATTTTCGCCAGCCTCGGCTTGGACGAGGTTGCACTTCGCGAGATTTCCCAAGATCCTGGTTCATCGGCAAGGATCATTCATTCGTGTTTGTTGATCCGCTTCGCATCGACGATACTTGTCCTTCCCGCCATCGCTGTCACCGCACTCGTCTTCACTCCGGACGCCCTGCAGGGGCGGGTCTTCATCCTGCTCCTCCTGAGCATCGGCTTGATCGGTGTTCCGTTCTCATCGGCAAGCATCTTTTACGCCAGCCGACTTCGAGCCTCCGTACCACAGATAATCAATGCCAGCCTAGCCATCATCTATATGATCGCCGTCGCTTTGGGTGTCTACCTGCAATGGAGCGTGATCTACTTCGTTTCGGTCATCAGCATTCAACAGATTCTCAGTGGCTGGATTGTCTATCAGTTTTACCGATCCGAGATGCGACCAACGGAGAATTGGAAATCAGTACAACGGACCACAAAGTCTTTGATTCGTGATTCGTGGCCGCAAACCCTTTCAGGGTTCGGAATTTTGGTTCAGGCATACAGCGATCAAATCATGCTGGGCGAAATGAGCGGCTTGGATTCCGTTGCGCAATACAGCATTTCGCTGAAAATGACGGGCGTACTTGCGTTCATGCCGCTGGCGATTTTAACAAGTTTTATGCCAAGCCTATCGAAACGATTTAAAGCGGATCGCGAACTGTTTTGGGTTGGATTCCATCAAGCCAACCGACTTGCATCAGTGGTGTGCCTCGCCTTAATCACGATTGTTTACTTGGTTGGTGCAAAGCTTGTACTTGCAACGTTCGGAATCGAATACCTCGGCGCGTCGGCATTGTTCTTCGTCATGTCACTTCGAATTTGCTTGACTTCGATTGGCGTCTTACGGAGTTCGTTCCTGGTCAACGCGAATATTTTACGGTACTCCCTGCTTACCGTGATTGCCGGAACGGTGCTAAACATTGTGCTGAATTTGCTTTGGATCCCCAACCATCACGAGTTCGGCGCCGTGTACGCATCACTGGTCTCGTTTTCCGTAACGACCATCGTGATCGACCTGTGCTTTTTGAAGACGCGCCAAGGCATGTTGATCGCTCTTCGCGGATGGCTTTTTCCTTTTCTAAATTACAAAAATCAATTTCTTCGTATCTAG
- a CDS encoding class I SAM-dependent methyltransferase encodes MNRFTEFFLSFKWTLKAILQAVNRSRPRDWLRFWSDKRRYVAQGSGEEIVHFPIINEWTQQTPIDPVYYYQDAWAFERIFKFGPERHIDVGSHHKLVALLSKVVPTTMVDIRPLALSLDSLEFIEGSILALPFADQSLTSVSSICVVEHIGLGRYGDPIDCEGTRKAAKELIRVLRPGGRLFISVPVGNRDFVYYNAHRVFTEASVLQLFEPLRVIEKRYIYGNEFVNDLRSDTGTGCYEFERLS; translated from the coding sequence TTGAATCGTTTCACTGAATTTTTCTTGAGTTTCAAATGGACGTTGAAGGCTATCCTTCAAGCCGTCAACCGAAGTCGACCGCGTGACTGGCTGAGATTTTGGTCGGACAAACGCCGCTATGTCGCACAAGGTTCTGGTGAAGAAATCGTCCATTTTCCCATCATCAACGAATGGACGCAGCAGACACCGATTGACCCCGTCTACTACTACCAAGACGCCTGGGCGTTTGAACGCATTTTCAAGTTCGGTCCTGAACGCCATATCGATGTCGGATCCCACCACAAGCTGGTCGCTCTGCTGTCAAAGGTTGTCCCGACCACGATGGTCGACATCCGACCGCTGGCGCTCAGTCTGGATAGTCTTGAGTTCATCGAGGGATCAATCTTAGCCCTGCCGTTTGCTGATCAGAGCCTGACGTCCGTGTCGAGTATCTGCGTGGTCGAACACATTGGTCTTGGCCGGTACGGCGACCCCATCGATTGCGAGGGAACGAGAAAGGCAGCCAAAGAACTCATTCGAGTCCTGCGTCCAGGCGGAAGACTTTTCATCTCGGTTCCGGTGGGAAACCGCGACTTCGTTTACTACAACGCCCACCGTGTTTTCACGGAAGCGTCTGTACTTCAGCTCTTTGAACCCCTGCGTGTGATCGAAAAACGGTACATCTATGGCAATGAATTCGTAAACGATTTGCGGTCCGATACCGGCACCGGTTGCTATGAGTTCGAACGATTGTCATGA
- a CDS encoding glycosyltransferase family 2 protein, with amino-acid sequence MMNAPVLLIVFNRPEHARIVAEAICKSDPPIVYIAADGPRPDVPDDPAKCKATREAVESVQWKCPVETSFQTNNLTCAAAVTHALNWFFDKNECGIVLEDDCLPDPSAFNYFGNLLDRFRDEDRVGCITGNNFQHGRKPCLESYYFSRYNHCWGWATWARQWSLFDFNMNSSQSDSEIIKSMGCGDVERRYWQQQFARTRSGQINTWDYQWMWSLWHANKLTATPAVNLVENIGYGIGATHTYGKSPGIHAEPMEFPLRHPDIFAASAQRDHYVAMNHFRLSRWHRFRSSTGRILRSMNLR; translated from the coding sequence ATGATGAACGCGCCCGTCCTTCTGATCGTTTTCAACCGTCCCGAGCATGCCCGCATCGTTGCCGAGGCGATTTGCAAATCCGATCCGCCAATCGTTTACATCGCGGCGGATGGTCCGCGGCCCGATGTCCCTGATGATCCTGCGAAATGCAAAGCCACGCGTGAGGCTGTCGAGTCGGTCCAGTGGAAGTGTCCGGTCGAGACTTCGTTCCAAACGAACAACCTAACCTGTGCAGCCGCAGTCACCCATGCGTTGAATTGGTTCTTTGACAAAAACGAGTGTGGCATTGTCCTCGAAGATGACTGCCTTCCCGACCCGTCTGCCTTCAACTACTTCGGCAATCTCCTGGATCGGTTCCGCGACGAAGATCGAGTCGGTTGTATCACAGGAAACAACTTCCAACACGGTCGCAAACCGTGCTTGGAAAGCTACTACTTTTCCCGATACAACCACTGCTGGGGCTGGGCGACGTGGGCTCGGCAATGGTCACTGTTTGACTTCAATATGAACTCGTCTCAGAGCGATAGTGAAATCATCAAGTCAATGGGATGCGGTGATGTGGAACGACGTTACTGGCAGCAACAGTTTGCCAGAACGCGAAGCGGTCAAATCAACACATGGGATTACCAATGGATGTGGTCGCTGTGGCACGCGAATAAGTTGACTGCAACGCCCGCCGTCAACCTAGTCGAGAACATCGGGTATGGAATCGGCGCAACCCACACTTACGGCAAGTCACCGGGGATCCATGCCGAGCCGATGGAGTTTCCACTTCGCCATCCGGATATTTTTGCCGCGAGTGCCCAACGAGACCATTATGTCGCCATGAACCACTTTCGTCTTTCCCGTTGGCATCGATTCCGATCGTCGACGGGCCGGATCCTAAGATCCATGAACCTTCGTTGA
- a CDS encoding FkbM family methyltransferase, whose protein sequence is MSLKKIAKRSVNYSLGFLSMRIVEHSRSPFESLSKASRYVPGQAMIRGKRFQYVDEASFRASYREIFIDQIYDFESSSDEPRILDLGSNTGLSAIYFKQRFPRSRLTCVEADETLLEVLRSNLVSFGYEDTEVLHRAVCDREGTVVFNREGSDAGRLSRGANDATSESTEVEAMTLDGLLCEPVDFLKMDIEGAEVDVLSKSTLLRNVSQLFVEFHSFSNSEQRLSELLLSLENAGFRYYIKTQFCSSKPLLEERHQLGMDLQLNIWCNRNEPTS, encoded by the coding sequence GTGAGCCTCAAGAAAATAGCGAAGCGATCCGTCAACTACTCACTTGGTTTTCTGAGCATGCGAATAGTGGAGCATTCCCGGTCGCCCTTCGAGTCGCTAAGCAAAGCATCTCGGTACGTGCCCGGCCAGGCAATGATCCGTGGAAAGCGATTCCAGTACGTCGACGAAGCGTCCTTCCGAGCCAGCTATCGCGAGATTTTCATTGATCAAATTTATGATTTCGAATCGTCGTCGGATGAGCCACGGATTTTGGACTTGGGTTCCAACACGGGACTTAGCGCTATCTATTTCAAGCAACGTTTTCCGCGATCGAGACTGACGTGTGTCGAAGCGGATGAGACTCTTCTTGAAGTACTACGTTCTAACCTTGTTTCTTTTGGCTACGAAGACACCGAAGTCCTTCATCGCGCGGTGTGCGACCGAGAAGGAACGGTTGTCTTTAATCGAGAAGGTTCGGATGCCGGTCGATTGTCGCGGGGCGCGAACGACGCGACTTCGGAATCAACGGAAGTCGAAGCGATGACGCTGGACGGATTGCTCTGCGAACCCGTCGACTTTCTAAAAATGGATATCGAAGGCGCCGAGGTGGACGTACTCTCCAAGTCGACTCTGCTCCGAAACGTTTCCCAGTTATTTGTTGAGTTTCACTCATTTTCGAATTCCGAACAGCGGTTGTCCGAACTACTTCTTTCACTGGAAAACGCTGGCTTTCGCTACTACATCAAGACTCAATTTTGCTCTTCAAAACCGTTGCTTGAAGAGCGACATCAGCTAGGAATGGATCTTCAGCTGAACATTTGGTGCAACCGAAATGAGCCAACGTCGTGA
- a CDS encoding glycosyltransferase has product MKVTLMSDSDVRGGANVAAYRLHVGLRQDCVDSQMLVRRRFSEDASVRSISTIPYRWRFLSRALTRWHQREVKRHRLGSSCDTFSSPHASFANIDRHCAGSDIINMHWVTFFLDLPTVLSRLTSMVPVAWTLHDMNAFTGGCHYSGPCDRYRSVCERCPELNSDRSDDLANSIFRKKVDYYSRLDPERFCLVAPSRWLQQASQESVLLSRFQCAHIPYGVDTRLFSPGDRVACRARWNLPPDKFVLLFVASSTSNHRKGLDLLIASMKMLKNTNDVVCLCVGDAPPQGLSSSITVQCTGVLRTPADMAMAYNAADVLVVPSRQDNLPNTILESLACGTPVIGFAVGGIPDMVRDGETGYICEDPNSFELAKKIELVRDESAEGVDFSSSCRRVALDEYRLEIQSAAYKRFFEERIQAFASAKEKATTNRG; this is encoded by the coding sequence GTGAAAGTCACATTGATGAGCGATAGCGACGTTCGTGGCGGTGCCAATGTCGCGGCCTATCGATTGCATGTTGGACTTCGGCAAGACTGCGTTGATTCTCAAATGCTAGTGCGGCGACGATTCAGCGAAGACGCTTCGGTCCGATCGATCAGCACGATTCCCTACCGTTGGCGTTTCCTCAGCCGCGCGTTGACACGGTGGCACCAAAGAGAGGTCAAGCGGCATCGACTTGGTTCTTCGTGTGATACTTTTTCGAGCCCCCACGCATCGTTTGCGAACATCGATCGACATTGTGCCGGTTCCGATATTATCAATATGCACTGGGTGACCTTTTTCCTTGACCTACCCACCGTTTTGAGTCGGCTGACGTCGATGGTGCCTGTTGCCTGGACGCTTCATGACATGAATGCCTTCACCGGCGGATGCCACTATTCGGGACCCTGCGACAGGTATCGCAGTGTTTGCGAGCGTTGTCCGGAACTGAATTCGGACCGTTCTGATGATCTTGCGAATTCGATATTCCGGAAGAAGGTAGATTATTACAGTCGACTTGATCCCGAACGCTTCTGTCTGGTTGCACCTTCGCGATGGCTACAACAAGCCAGCCAAGAGAGCGTCTTGCTATCGCGATTCCAGTGTGCGCATATCCCCTATGGCGTCGATACTCGCCTCTTTTCACCCGGCGACAGGGTGGCGTGTCGAGCGCGATGGAACCTTCCCCCGGACAAGTTTGTATTGCTGTTCGTAGCGAGCAGCACTTCGAATCATCGGAAAGGCCTTGATCTGCTGATCGCGTCGATGAAAATGCTGAAGAATACGAATGACGTCGTGTGTCTGTGCGTAGGCGATGCGCCGCCGCAGGGTTTGTCTTCGTCGATCACCGTTCAATGCACCGGAGTTCTCCGTACGCCCGCTGATATGGCAATGGCTTACAACGCCGCGGATGTGCTAGTTGTTCCTTCGCGACAAGACAATCTGCCCAACACAATCCTTGAATCATTGGCCTGTGGAACACCGGTGATTGGCTTCGCTGTCGGCGGAATACCTGACATGGTTCGCGATGGTGAAACTGGCTACATTTGCGAAGATCCCAACTCGTTTGAACTGGCAAAAAAGATCGAATTGGTTCGCGACGAATCCGCCGAAGGCGTCGACTTTTCCAGTTCTTGCCGCAGAGTTGCTTTGGACGAATATCGATTAGAGATTCAATCCGCTGCGTACAAACGTTTTTTCGAAGAGAGAATTCAAGCATTTGCATCGGCCAAAGAGAAAGCAACGACGAACCGAGGATGA
- a CDS encoding FkbM family methyltransferase — MQKLHRLLLSTRFSKPITRWVGAKVKKVAGAADATLDMRRVIESGKPIAILDIGSHVGETISRFREFTELPIFGFEPSPDTFERLQRRFANQANITVHPIALSNGNGTATFNLNANEQTNSLLANDTGNETILSEYTRPVASTAVQTRRLDDWLEEHLPEGDIFIKSDVQGAEGLLIEGGPLAFANRVVGFFGEAQLGPMYKGQSTLWDLNETLTKQFDFALSNIYPVYRDAGGRALQTDALWIHNRLLEA; from the coding sequence ATGCAAAAGCTCCACAGACTGCTTCTGTCGACTCGATTTTCGAAGCCGATCACTCGATGGGTCGGCGCAAAGGTGAAAAAGGTTGCGGGTGCAGCCGATGCCACACTCGACATGCGCCGTGTCATTGAATCGGGAAAACCGATTGCCATCCTGGATATTGGCAGCCACGTCGGCGAAACGATCTCACGGTTTCGAGAATTCACAGAACTCCCGATCTTCGGATTTGAACCCTCGCCCGATACGTTTGAACGACTTCAACGACGCTTTGCGAATCAAGCCAACATCACCGTTCATCCCATTGCGCTCTCGAACGGCAACGGTACGGCAACATTCAATCTGAATGCGAATGAACAAACCAATTCGTTGCTTGCCAACGATACGGGGAACGAGACAATCCTTTCGGAATACACGCGGCCCGTTGCTTCGACTGCAGTTCAAACGCGTCGACTAGACGATTGGTTGGAAGAGCATTTGCCAGAGGGAGATATCTTTATCAAGAGTGATGTCCAGGGTGCCGAGGGTTTGCTCATCGAGGGTGGACCGTTGGCGTTTGCTAACCGCGTGGTTGGTTTTTTCGGTGAGGCGCAACTCGGACCAATGTACAAAGGACAAAGCACGCTTTGGGATCTGAACGAAACACTGACGAAGCAGTTTGACTTTGCCCTCTCGAACATTTACCCGGTTTACCGTGACGCCGGAGGGCGTGCTCTGCAAACCGATGCGTTGTGGATCCACAATCGGTTGCTCGAAGCTTGA